The Plasmodium brasilianum strain Bolivian I chromosome 14, whole genome shotgun sequence genome contains a region encoding:
- a CDS encoding N-alpha-acetyltransferase 15 encodes MKKEITDCNKLPNKEMNNFRLMTQLIELKKHKKAYKICEQILKKYPKNGETLAVKGYLLNLMDEKNKVEAFKLIKEGIINNLSSSFCWYLYGCLYKTYKNYDEALKCYMKSLQLNKYDYKALKETCILLLYLQRYEQFKDIRVDIYNDTSKSVRDKSILIFSFHLLKQYEKCLIIIKQVEKDLLNDSEVTNNEKHDILTYMAEILLEGKMYKECLSFLKTYEKEFKDMLWYNQIVALGYLYENNFYQANLFFKKAFSLNYENLNILLLILYTENDYYVSDAGVIGSSARAVHSADYKVEGMHKHNESLSKGSAPLNKQDTPLSERHKRGKALSSLFYLDYKDEHKMNEKLNVDKDVKVLLHEFILDIYGSNRNLKLLTKVEKNILNDYICYNLDMKKYDIYTISEFYNFINLNIINENHFKEGLDSENMDSFINTLRENVKEETNKKNVSSSLDVYSYNNIHWCEHFGVDLLYNHKRRFEKCMNSLHFYKVKNLNKEEEELFEKYFTSIQKIYRNSNLVKIFPLYFYNEEKFAYHAEKILRTLCFQKCLTVFSYFKPLFTYKNIKIMLFLLHKYVEHYDQIKQVCAFEELEKEAEMDGGKYEEKEEKEGDHYDNRCNLSSNSVGEKYDKEERLNQEKNNEAYDNFEKREFIVEENENNHVDAQETNERTTSTDRCNQSRIECNNNDYMNKGRNENIDNMEVDQICSNPNNKRMENVLEDNEEIKGIIGMSTPLGMEKSKKLDRGEDEKKNCNNDKKKKEIKLDLKKKILTKEEKNEYFILCIYSFISQIYDYINCTEEALTLIDKCINIIRYKINEPLKYELIFIKGLIYKRNGNYLEAYKLLENCRNFNIADRYINSKTIKTCVKCGLVKDARKMASIFTNPLDNNFIKNIYDTHCFWLEYSIAQGYMNRHPNIHVHKYLLVGSDNIYHFEGDSNEDAGGGEGIDTGSDVDTHLNVHADKHTDRESCSKESNSNVKSSSHQNSMPDNRSQFNRSERKKKRNVDIQKFSLKKSILLDNDLLSKNEFNDYSKGLHLLHLGHKQFVEIHEDQICFYYYTLRKMLYRSYRHILFMTSQIFSSRFYRKFGKFLIKTLLHMYDYSICDKNDNNKSNKKKNKDTNPNQEDNEYYEHIRKDPLENAMIYMNTFLSQPNVDVSVHTLHYEIEKRTSKDHLKMIDIILKIKSIFPYHNYNYKMATLISHFLCTVSFDNPHEERNKEITNKLNKLLGLNYSLYNEELLKQVRKQYMEDFVKFFNEYKKGDLRYYQSVLEMHMDNEEKIDERILGNISMTPKKNKMGRCFKFLKFLINSRKKHSELVTVIDHFKGGVPVSNSFSVRPEKRKK; translated from the exons atgaagaaagagATTACAGATTGCAATAAACTTCCTAATAAGGAGATGAATAATTTCCGGTTAATGACTCAGTTAATAGAAttgaaaaaacataaaaaagcatataaGATATGTGAacagatattaaaaaaatatccaaAGAATGGTGAAACATTAGCAGTGAAGGGATATTTACTTAATTTAatggatgaaaaaaataaagttgaagcatttaaattaataaaagaaggaataataaataacttATCCAGTAGTTTTTGTTGGTATTTATATGGgtgtttatataaaacatataaaaattacgaTGAAgctttaaaatgttatatgaAATCTCTCcagttaaataaatatgattataAAGCTTTGAAAGAGACTTGCATACtactattatatttacaacGGTATGAACAATTTAAAGATATACGtgttgatatatataatgatacaTCAAAATCTGTAAGGGATAAAtccattttaattttttcatttcatttattaaagcaatatgaaaaatgtcttattattataaaacaagtagaaaaagatttattaaatgattCTGAAGTaacaaataatgaaaagcATGATATCTTAACATACATGGCAGAGATACTATTAGAAGGCAAAATGTACAAAGAgtgtttatcttttttaaaaacgtATGAAAAGGAGTTCAAGGATATGCTTTGGTATAATCAAATTGTAGCATTAGGATATTtgtatgaaaataatttctatcaagcaaatttatttttcaaaaaagccTTTTCCcttaattatgaaaatttaaatatattactgcttatattatatacggAAAATGACTATTATGTTAGCGATGCGGGGGTAATTGGATCCAGTGCCAGAGCAGTTCACTCTGCAGATTACAAGGTCGAAGGGATGCACAAACATAATGAGTCGTTGAGCAAGGGAAGTGCACCTTTAAACAAACAAGATACGCCGCTGTCGGAGCGCCATAAAAGGGGAAAAGCCCTATCTAGCCTATTTTACCTTGATTATAAGGACGAGCacaaaatgaatgaaaagTTAAATGTAGATAAAGACGTGAAAGTCCTCTTGCATGAATTCattttagatatatatgGATCGAACAGAAACTTAAAGCTTCTAACAAaagtggaaaaaaatatacttaatgATTATATATGCTATAATTTAGATATGAAGAAATATgacatatatactatatcggagttttacaattttataaatttaaatataataaacgaAAATCATTTTAAGGAAGGTTTGGATTCGGAAAACATGGACAGTTTTATTAACACGTTAAGGGAAAATGTAAAGGaggaaacaaataaaaaaaatgtatcatCATCATTAGATGTTTACTCATACAACAATATTCACTGGTGTGAACATTTTGGAGTGGATTTGTTATATAACCATAAAAGAAGATTTGAAAAATGTATGAAcagtttacatttttataaagttaaaaatttaaataaagaagaggaagaactatttgaaaagtattttacgagtatacaaaaaatatatagaaattcAAATttggtaaaaatatttcctttatatttttataatgagGAGAAATTCGCTTATCACGCAGAAAAGATATTGCGCACTTTGTGTTTTCAAAAATGCTTAACAGTGTTTAGTTACTTTAAGCCGttgtttacatataaaaatattaaaattatgctTTTCCTGTTACATAAGTATGTGGAGCACTACGATCAGATAAAGCAGGTGTGTGCTTTTGAGGAGTTGGAGAAAGAGGCAGAAATGGATGGGGGGAAATATGAAGAGAAAGAAGAGAAGGAGGGAGACCACTACGATAATAGATGCAACTTATCGAGTAACAGTGTAGGGGAAAAATATGACAAGGAAGAACGATTGAACCAAGAGAAAAATAACGAAGCGTAtgataattttgaaaaaagagaattcATAGTTGAAGAGAATGAAAATAATCATGTAGATGCACAAGAGACAAATGAAAGGACTACCAGCACAGATAGGTGTAATCAATCCAGAATTGAATGTAACAATAATGATTATATGAATAAGggaagaaatgaaaatattgataATATGGAAGTAGACCAAATTTGTAGCAACCCGAATAATAAACGAATGGAAAATGTTTTAGAAgataatgaagaaataaaagggATCATAGGAATGTCAACACCACTGGGAAtggaaaaatcaaaaaaattagacaGAGGAgaggatgaaaaaaaaaattgtaacaatgataaaaaaaagaaagaaataaaacttgatttaaaaaaaaaaattttaacaaaggaagaaaaaaacgaatattttattttatgcatttattcatttattagtcagatatatgattatattaattgtacAGAAGAAGCTTTAACACTTATTgataaatgtattaatattattaggtataaaataaatgagcctttaaaatatgaattaatttttattaaaggtttaatatataaaaggaatGGAAATTATTTAGAAGCATATAAACTTTTAGAAAATTgtagaaattttaatattgcTGATAGGTATATTAATTCTAAAACTATAAAGACCTGCGTGAAATGCGGATTAGTAAAAGATGCAAGAAAAATGGCATCTATCTTTACAAACCCTCTGgacaataattttataaaaaatatatatgatactCACTGCTTCTGGTTGGAATATAGCATAGCACAGGGATATATGAACAGACATCCCAATATACACGTGCACAAGTACTTGCTTGTAGGGTCTGATAATATCTACCACTTTGAAGGAGACTCGAATGAAGACGCAGGCGGTGGTGAAGGTATCGATACAGGTTCTGATGTAGATACTCATTTGAATGTACATGCAGATAAGCATACTGACCGAGAAAGTTGCAGTAAGGAGAGTAATAGCAATGTCAAAAGCAGTAGCCACCAAAATAGCATGCCTGACAACCGTAGTCAATTTAACAGAAGCGAAAgaaagaagaagaggaatGTTGACATTCAAAAGTTtagcttaaaaaaaagtatattgcTTGATAACGACTTActttcaaaaaatgaatttaatgATTATAGTAAAGGATTACATCTTCTACACTTAGGGCATAAACAGTTTGTAGAAATTCATGAAGATCAAAtttgcttttattattacactctgagaaaaatgttatatagaTCGTACagacatatattatttatgactAGTCAGATTTTTTCAAGTAgattttatagaaaatttggaaaatttttaataaaaactttGTTACATATGTATGATTATAGTATTtgtgataaaaatgataataataaaagtaacaaaaaaaaaaataaagatactAACCCTAATCAAGAAGataatgaatattatgaGCATATTAGAAAGGATCCATTGGAAAACGCAATGATATACATGAACACGTTTCTGTCCCAGCCCAATGTCGATGTGTCCGTGCATACGTTGCACTACGAGATTGAGAAGAGAACGA GCAAGGACCATCTAAAAATGAtagatattattttaaaaataaagtccATATTTCCGTACCATAACTACAATTACAAAATGGCTACTTTGATTTCACATTTTCTGTGCacag TCTCCTTCGATAACCCACATGaggaaagaaataaagaaattacGAACAAGTTGAATAAACTTTTAGGCCtaaattattcattatacAATGAAGAATTGTTGAAACAAGTTAGAAAACAGTATATGGAGGactttgtaaaattttttaatgagtATAAAAAGGGAGATTTGCGTTATTATCAGTCAG TTTTAGAAATGCACATGGacaatgaagaaaaaatagacgAAAGGATTTTAGGAAATATCAGTATGACCCcgaagaaaaacaaaatgggaagatgttttaaatttttaaaatttttaattaacagCAGAAAGAAGCATTCTGAATTGGTTACTGTTATAGATCATTTCAAg GGAGGTGTTCCCGTTAGCAACAGCTTTTCAGTGAGGCcagaaaaacgaaaaaaataa
- a CDS encoding RNA polymerase II transcription factor B subunit 2, whose amino-acid sequence MVKARKNVENMEIYDYMKELNEKIWEYFFEDALAHETIFNSLNELEQIIVSRLLFIQQVVSERAMRLWINPIFLKKLSECIKNLVDAKILVESETKKDNYNQYKINEKFRLTLLNKIYKNNEDSAFIFNNNIKGQIQKEKNLFEQNLFPTKEEISSYSHIKWNNLLHFIASPKFNNVNSYISFNNSTGNNININSNVNINSNVNININSNINSNINIGNDVNHGNTSAENKYASSYADYAYSGQLKNEEGLNKNKNLDKSFYYNTPFKKTKKKYKEEDEEYNPYEDEQYAGSHHIKEKYEQYKEEKIERGVKHENVENHEDDDKFEDVDKVEDAGKYEDSGKYEDSGKYEDADKYEDADKYEYDDNYEYDEDNYGEEYEKGEYSKNELMKEPTDVNGEKMYENYNYDYEKDNNSNNAAYKDGSASKTASNNEHINLFDFYKKRRKKKKGVYAYKQNDLYYKSLQTMENSYLEEEYDNFFFSNVKKDALSSYSPCDSVIEVLRRKNFILDDVNNNKTINMSREAFSWFLKDIRSRIISLVLEYLLIIDDGHVTNIAQDISARYKKKKNVDGGNNNNGNNINSGSGDNANSGSAGNFNWGRGDNINSGRGGNLQEAYESKEKKDFHRESCYITTQNKDPHKSEKYVKETLLLILSLTQCTISHPIFCDNLTNAQKEFVDFGVHIGLFFKTNENYIFTTPYSLLLTINNLNSQNYMSLLNSLTVEGVCDNSDNKAKNLLNEKYFHVYSLLQDEKDTMNKKLESPEDIQDMKKDKTINKLINQNLHFEKKMNTNNNLEIGLIVQSNFKVYLYTSSILQINILSHLCELQARTPNMVVGILTRRSVLNAYNSDITANQIIKFLESYAHPGGSNFKSTVPINVITQLKLWESERHRLTFEDAIVFKSFEKEFLPHLYQQIVIWANSKNYLLHYTPWPKNTNSPEFDQWMKAEKYLCCIYESKNEIIDKIKEIREKLMKKRQKA is encoded by the coding sequence ATGGTGAAGGCACGGAAGAATGTTGAAAATATGGAAATTTACGATTACATGAAAGAACTGAATGAAAAGATATGGGAATACTTTTTTGAGGACGCGTTAGCACATGAAACTATATTTAACTCATTGAATGAATTGGAGCAAATTATTGTTTCTCGGTTGTTGTTTATACAACAAGTAGTTTCAGAAAGGGCGATGAGACTATGGATTAACcccatatttttaaaaaaattaagtgaatgtattaaaaatttagtCGATGCGAAAATATTAGTAGAGAGTGAgacaaaaaaagataattataaccagtataaaataaatgagaaaTTTAGACTtactttattaaataaaatttataaaaataatgaagatagtgcgtttatttttaataataatattaaaggacaaatacaaaaggaaaaaaatttgtttgaacaaaatttatttcctACCAAAGAAGAGATTTCTAGCTATTCTCACATTAAATGGAATAATTTGTTACATTTTATTGCCTCTCCAAAATTTAACAACGTGAACAGTTACATTAGTTTTAACAACAGCACTGGTAATAACATCAACATTAACAGTAACGTTAACATTAACAGTAACGTTAACATTAACATTAACAGTAACATTAACAGTAACATCAACATTGGCAATGACGTAAATCATGGTAACACTTCTGCAGAAAATAAATACGCATCTAGTTACGCAGATTACGCTTATTCTGgccaattaaaaaatgaggagggcttaaataaaaataaaaatcttgACAAATCGTTTTACTATAATAcaccttttaaaaaaactaaaaaaaaatataaagaggaGGATGAAGAATATAATCCATATGAGGATGAGCAGTATGCCGGAAGTCATcatataaaggaaaaatatgaacaatataaggaagaaaaaatcGAGAGGGGGGTTAAGCACGAAAATGTTGAGAACCATGAAGATGATGATAAGTTTGAAGATGTTGATAAAGTTGAAGATGCTGGTAAGTATGAAGATTCTGGTAAGTATGAAGATTCTGGTAAGTATGAAGATGCTGATAAGTATGAAGATGCTGATAAGTATGAATATGATGATAACTATGAATATGATGAGGATAATTACGGAGAGGAATATGAAAAGGGAGAATATTCTAAGAACGAACTGATGAAGGAACCAACTGACGTAAATGgagaaaaaatgtatgaaaattataactaTGATTATGAAAAAGATAACAACAGCAACAATGCAGCTTATAAGGATGGGAGTGCAAGTAAAACCGCGTCAAATAATGAACACATAAATCTATTtgacttttataaaaaaagaagaaagaaaaaaaaaggtgtatatgcatataagcaaaatgatttatattataaaagtttGCAAACTATGGAAAACAGTTACTTAGAAGAAgaatatgataatttttttttttctaatgtaaaaaaagatGCTCTTTCAAGCTATTCTCCTTGTGATAGTGTAATTGAAGTAttgagaagaaaaaattttattttagatgatgtaaataacaataaaacaataaatatgaGCAGAGAAGCTTTCTCGTggtttttaaaagatataagAAGTAGAATCATATCTCTAGTTCTTGAGTATTTACTAATAATAGATGATGGACACGTTACCAACATAGCTCAAGATATTTCCGCACGGTataagaagaagaaaaatgtagatggaggtaataataataacggCAATAACATCAACAGTGGAAGTGGTGATAACGCCAACAGTGGCAGTGCTGGTAATTTCAACTGGGGTAGAGGGGATAATATAAACAGTGGTAGAGGTGGTAACCTCCAGGAAGCATATGAGAgcaaagagaaaaaagactTCCACAGGGAGTCGTGCTATATAACGACTCAAAATAAGGACCCCCACAAATCAGAAAAGTATGTTAAAGAAAcattattactaattttatcattaacTCAATGTACCATTAGTCATCCCATATTTTGTGATAACTTAACAAATGCACAAAAAGAATTTGTAGATTTTGGTGTTCACATAggtttgttttttaaaaccaatgaaaattatatatttacaaccccatattctttattactaactattaataatttaaactcACAAAATTACATGTCTCTTTTGAATAGTTTAACTGTTGAAGGTGTGTGTGATAATAGTGATAATAAAGCTAAGAATCTATTaaacgaaaaatattttcatgtttattcattattacaAGATGAGAAAGATacaatgaataaaaaattggaatCCCCAGAGGATATACAAGAtatgaaaaaagataaaactattaataaattaattaatcaaaatttacattttgagaaaaaaatgaatacaaataataatctAGAAATTGGACTCATTGTACAAAGTAATTttaaagtatatttatacacatcTTCAATATTACAAATTAACATTTTAAGTCATTTATGTGAATTACAAGCAAGAACACCGAACATGGTCGTTGGTATATTAACAAGAAGAAGCGTTTTAAATGCTTATAATTCTGATATCACTGCAAatcaaattataaaattcttaGAATCCTATGCACATCCTGGAGGTAGTAATTTTAAAAGCACTGTACCAATAAATGTTATTACTCAATTAAAATTATGGGAATCAGAAAGACATAGATTAACTTTTGAGGATGCTATTGtttttaaatcatttgaAAAAGAATTCTTACCTCACTTGTATCAACAAATTGTTATATGGGCTAATAGCAAAAATTATCTATTGCATTATACCCCTTGGCCAAAAAATACCAATTCTCCAGAATTTGACCAGTGGATGAAAGCCGAAAAATATCTTTGCTGTATTTATGAAtcgaaaaatgaaataatcgataaaattaaagaaattcGGGAGAAGCTGATGAAAAAGAGGCAGAAAGCGTAG
- a CDS encoding RNA-binding protein, translating to MSSVYISVIILSALFSFLNINIIRSYSIYGNLKTCKITYLNISKDSNDIKIDVTENYSMLEKEEKKKNRYSFSPMKRNSIKDIKRRMKYSGNNVKVKNSKFLKNKDINKILIDDINKERLKADIKAIGTSNINENLINQNILPLPVEEKLSPTYNCLVLCKGMPFHVDSTQIKDFFKPYKIIDKYIIFIKDKKGNFFGDVIVRFINKEQKYLAIKNKNYKFLLHRYIQLFNINEEHYEEYYNIGYKNPPSYKNYVPIKYVIVPNDLVNIGRISRVSNSSNAGSSSRVGSVGSIEGTINNEEEQFHSFVSDRNYDDDEDTKELRKKINPVGILLKNIYTGKKLRGRITSVHEYGVFVDCDVYIKDKNNRFIKILSLLHKNKLTINIGLPSYPLHEQEDKELILQKNMNIIVYVDKIIKKQIDEEGEGNHRSEDYIDIVHKEDNELAIHTSDNSKDKKLIFFNLTLDSSITEEKIKWFRMMKLKRQSIQERLMNSNVTLLNLPSENEAKTYNKGWSYETPNQHMKKPPTKEEEAKKNSSENMYKNTGINKENMNNENSGNTSQQNYLQLPQNTDNLKIERSKLTKNVKLKKNVGNRPSKIYLMNNRNYKSMDISEVYNKGKKVKMVRCLKHNNGEKEEYKEEVEEKGKNKKNNSTSDGEDKKEINKSSNQEKGAKIDPKNDAKKKKKKEKKKKKEKIIDDTSLYDEYENYDDVFNVDSSSIEAQEEVYEEPPDDANKDEDTDERGGTDSHDDKGHKGITKNRKIKKNVKNHYTDEMNSILSEIFSGNEETNNFQSESVRNNDAQNSQSGKNKKRKMLNVARNTGGENADNNGNIAHKCENTVIMKNFENNKDRMKWTNDIRKEESLLYSKLFGLKTDINDFYSNGTSVKDTSKKGKGLSDTEEHIKLNEKESSRAIPNDEKENLEWGGGLGSSRKGDMNGGEEKGEEDEEEDRDKQNETNNSPFKRKLRKSDNVMISALLKGDSDTLDFSHFSDMPMEELKKEIYKRNFLLPVEISKDSLRNRLIQIYICEKKKIKFDNYPIIRYYLFDFHLRDEEMKLLILANRKFLNKKNINKQLLNTLDTNELKYLLHKSMEHFRLWEPHDSVKRKILNLNKDLLLKQNISNTDNIDQKNLIILWNDFKDFMLNFVYTCDDHYDTFENMNNLHFSSSDSSSSSISAYSNSNRNSNSNSGGTNEYISRMNNMEKENFFTSNNDLFNDMQEREINKNKDENKNSFDQALDSLNKHFEDNEVDDLPEKIDLKEAMKLLNNRTYLKKIKRFMNKTSDNVTDEDYIQKIIQHILKHKKYFKENLNEEILKKKPYEDLIVMLDQLPADLLEELF from the exons ATGAGTAGCGTGTACATTtctgtaataattttatctgctcttttttcttttcttaatataaatattataaggtcatatagtatatatgGAAATTTAAAAACCTGTAAgataacatatttaaatatttctaaggattcaaatgatataaaaatagatgTTACAGAAAATTATAGCATGttggaaaaagaagaaaaaaagaaaaacaggTACTCATTTTCACCTATGAAAAGAAATAGtataaaagatattaaaagaagaatGAAATATAGCGGAAACAATGTTAaggtaaaaaatagtaaatttttaaaaaataaagacataaataaaatattaattgatgatattaataaagaaCGATTAAAAGCAGATATAAAAGCAATAGGTACaagtaatataaatgaaaatttaattaatcaaaatattttacctttaccagtagaagaaaaattatcaCCCACATACAACTGTTTGGTATTATGTAAGGGAATGCCATTTCATGTTGATAGTACCCaaataaaagatttttttaagccttataaaattatagataaatatattatatttattaaagacaagaaaggaaatttttttgGAGATGTTATTGTACgctttataaataaagagCAAAAGTATTTggctataaaaaataaaaattataaattcttattacatagatatatacagttatttaatattaatgaagaaCATTACGaggaatattataatataggGTACAAAAATCCCCcgtcatataaaaattacgtcccaattaaatatgtaattgtGCCAAATGACCTTGTCAATATTGGCAGGATAAGCAGGGTTAGCAATAGTAGCAACGCTGGCAGTAGTAGCAGAGTCGGTAGTGTAGGCAGCATAGAGGGTACAATTAACAATGAGGAAGAGCAATTTCATTCGTTCGTGTCTGACCGCAAttatgatgatgatgaagaCACAAAAGagctaagaaaaaaaataaatcctGTAGgaatattactaaaaaatatttatacaggGAAAAAACTAAGAGGAAGAATTACGTCAGTGCACGAATATGGTGTTTTTGTTGATTGtgatgtttatataaaagataaaaataatcgttttataaaaattttatcactcctacataaaaataaattgaccATAAACATCGGTTTACCCTCGTATCCTCTACATGAACAAGAGGACAAAGAATTAATACTGCAGAAAAACATGAACATCATTGTATATGTCgacaaaattataaaaaaacaaatagatGAAGAAGGAGAGGGTAACCACCGTAGCGAAGACTACATCGATATAGTGCATAAGGAGGATAATGAGCTTGCTATCCACACGTCTGATAATTCAAAGGATAagaagttaattttttttaatctcaCCCTCGATTCGTCCATaacagaagaaaaaattaagtggTTTCGAATGATGAAATTAAAGAGGCAATCTATTCAAGAAAGGTTGATGAACTCAAATGTTACTCTATTAAATTTACCTTCAGAAAATGAAGCAAAAACATACAACAAGGGGTGGTCCTATGAGACACCTAACCAACATATGAAAAAACCACCtacaaaagaagaagaagcaaaaaagaatagttcagaaaatatgtataaaaatacagggataaataaagaaaacatgaataatgaaaatagtgGAAATACAAGTCaacaaaattatttgcaGCTTCCCCAAAATACGGACAATCTTAAAATTGAAAGGTCGAAATTgacaaaaaatgtaaaacttAAGAAAAATGTTGGTAATAGGCctagcaaaatatatttaatgaataatagAAACTATAAGAGTATGGATATTAGCGAAGTATacaataaaggaaaaaaggttAAAATGGTACGATGTCTGAAACACAACAATGGGGAGAAGGAAGAATACAAGGAAGAGGTGGAagagaaaggaaaaaacaaaaaaaataattccacATCAGACGGAGAGgataaaaaagagataaacAAAAGTAGCAATCAAGAAAAGGGAGCAAAAATTGACCCAAAAAAtgatgcaaaaaaaaaaaaaaaaaaggaaaaaaaaaaaaaaaaggaaaaaatcaTAGATGATACTAGCCTTTATGATGAGTATGAAAATTATGATGACGTTTTCAATGTCGATTCAAGTAGTATAGAGGCACAGGAGGAAGTCTATGAAGAACCCCCAGACGATGCGAATAAGGACGAAGATACTGATGAACGGGGAGGTACAGATAGTCATGACGACAAAGGGCATAAAGGAATAACAAAGAAcaggaaaattaaaaagaacgTAAAAAATCATTACACTGATGAAATGAATAGTATACTTAGCGAAATTTTTAGTGGAAATGAAGAAACGAACAATTTCCAAAGTGAATCCGTTCGAAATAACGACGCGCAAAATAGTCAAAGtggaaagaataaaaagaggAAGATGTTAAACGTTGCCCGAAATACAGGTGGGGAGAATGCCGataataatggtaatatTGCACATAAATGTGAAAATACAGTAATTATGAAAAactttgaaaataataaagatagAATGAAATGGACAAATGAtataagaaaagaagaatcGCTGCTTTATTCTAAACTTTTTGGCCTAAAAACTGATATAAATGATTTCTACTCAAATGGAACAAGTGTTAAGGATACCTCCAAAAAAGGTAAAGGATTAAGTGATACAGAAGAACATATTAAATTGAATGAAAAGGAATCAAGTCGGGCTATTCcaaatgatgaaaaagagAACTTGGAATGGGGTGGAGGTTTAGGATCTTCGCGAAAGGGGGATATGAATGGAGGCGAGGAGAAGGGGGAAGAGGATGAGGAAGAAGATCGTGACAAACAGAACGAAACCAACAACTCCCCGTTTAAGAGAAAATTACGCAAAAGTGATAATGTTATGATAAGTGCCTTATTAAAGGGTGATAGTGATACCCTTGACTTTTCTCATTTCTCTGATATGCCAATGGAGGAgctaaaaaaagagatataCAAAAGGAACTTTTTATTACCAGTAGAAATATCAAAAGACAGTTTAAGAAATAggttaatacaaatatatatttgtgaaaaaaaaaaaataaaatttgataATTACCCTATTATAAGGTATTATTTGTTTGATTTCCATTTGAGAGATGAAGAAATGAAATTACTGATATTAGCAAacagaaaatttttaaataaaaaaaatataaataaacaattattaaatacattAGATACAAATGAGCTGAAGTATTTGCTGCACAAATCTATGGAACATTTCCGATTATGGGAACCACATGATTCGGTTaagagaaaaattttaaatttaaacaaaGACTTgttattaaaacaaaacataagTAATACTGATAATATTGATCAGaagaatttaataatattatggaATGATTTTAAGGATTTCATgttaaattttgtatatacatgtgatGATCATTATGACACGtttgaaaatatgaacaatttgCATTTTAGCAGTAGTGATAGCTCATCATCGTCCATTAGTGCATATAGCAACAGTAATAGGaatagcaatagtaatagtgGGGGcacaaatgaatatataagcagaatgaataatatggaaaaggaaaattttttcacaagtaataatgatttatttaatgatatGCAAGAAAgggaaataaataaaaacaaggatgaaaataaaaattcttttgaTCAGGCATTAGattctttaaataaacattttgaAGACAACGAAGTTGATGACTTACCAGAAAAAATAGATTTAAAAGAAGCAATGAAACTTTTGAACAACAGAACATATCTAAAAAAGATTAAACGTTTTATGAACAAAACATCAGATAATGTAACAGATGAAGATTACATTCAGAAAATTATTCAGCATATTTTGAAacataagaaatattttaaggaaAACCTAAATGAGGaaatcttaaaaaaaaagccatATGAGGATTTAATT GTTATGTTGGATCAGTTGCCCGCCGATTTACTGgaagaattattttaa